In Erythrolamprus reginae isolate rEryReg1 chromosome 9, rEryReg1.hap1, whole genome shotgun sequence, the genomic window taaaatacagtaaaagggcagactagatggaccaggaggtctttttctgctgtcaatcttctagatTTCTATTTTAGCCAATCTTTTCAGGGCCAGATGCCactgataaaacattttatactgaTTTTCTTTATAGGCGGCTGACTAAGTTACTTTTATATTTCGATTCCAAATTTGCTTCCAGTCGGGCAGGGTTATATTATGgccaatatatatatgtataaaattcaattaaaattattAGGGGAAAACCCCCCAGTAAATCACTTTTGGAAACTTGTGTCTCTGGCGGAGAAGAGCAGCGTTTACCTCCCTCCCCTCCGTCTCCTtggagtgcccccccccccgggtggttTCAGGGCCACTTAGCGGATGTCTCCCGGCCCCTTCCCACCCCATGGAAAACGGCTCCCAGCCCTACACAGTCCCGATAAATTTTGGAGGAAGCAACTTTGCAGGGAGCTGAGCAAAGACCCAAAGTAGGGCAGGTCTCATAAAGATTAGGAGGGCAGCGAGAGGTCAAGGAGGGGACCAGTGGACTTCCTGACCTGCTGGGCGGTTATCAGCCGCCTTCATTCCTTTGCACTTGGCAGCTGACCCAAAGGACTGTGGGGCAGAAAACACCCAGGGAAAAAGCCtttaggaagagaaagaaagcaacaggagGGGGAATTCCCCATCTGCTTCCGGAGTCCGTGGGCTCAAGGGTGGGATCGCTTTTGAGGATCTCCTCCAAGGTATGAGGATAACAAAACTCGGCAAGACACCCAGAACACCAGAacatttctcttcctcttcctcttcctcttcctcttcctattcttattcttattcttattattattattattattattattatcatcatcatcattattattattattattatcatttttaaaataatctttattaagtttctacatataaaaatagaaagaaaagaaagagatttgaacaaacaaaatatacattaattattattaattggatttatatgttgcccctctccgaggactcagggcagcttacaacatatataaaaacaatactataaacatctaatccaattaatttaacccATTAATCTAAAACCCAATAGCATTAAAAAATAAGTCGTTCCcgttcacacaacaaacatacattgcCTTTCGTCGGCCAGGCAGCTGGGGTCTAATGGCCCTGAatctcttgtgaaaggcgaggaaggtggacGCAGTACGGatgtccagggggagctgattccagagggccgggccccccacagagaaggctcttccccttgaccccactagatgacattgtctggttgacctagagaggccccacggaggcttctccctgccttttccggccctgtttcctcccaggagattcccagagaggccccacggaggcttctccctgcgtttTCCGTTTactgtttcggaggctcgggtttgtaagtggaaaatggttcttgaaaagaggcaacaaagttcgtaagtagaggcgttcttaggtagaggtgccactgtaattAGAAATATCCAGACGTTTGTTCTTGGGCTCCAGGTGATTGATGGGGGATCAGCCTGCCAAGTATTTCAACCTGCAATGAGCCCCAGAGCTTCAGCTTCTGCACGGCTGTCCGAGTGTGCAAACGGGGCTCTCTGAAGGTCCGTGAAAATGGAAGGTTTTGCCCGTTTCTGGTTGAGGGCGAGTGGAAGCATCGGTTGACTTTGCGCCAAAGTCCCAGGTGAGACCGTGTGATCACTTCCGGCAGCCGAGGAAGCCAGGCACCTCACAGGGCAGGGGGAAGACATAGTTCCGAGGGAAAAGGCCCATCTTCACCCCCAGCTGCCCTTTCCACCAGTGGGGGTCAGAGCAGTCCAGAATCATGAGGACGTCCCCTCTGCGGAAGCCCAGCTGCGAGGGGTCCTCGGCCAAGAAGTCGAACTGGGCTTGGACGAATGTTGGCTTCTTGGGCTGCGGGGAAAAGAGGTGGACATAGCATTTAGccatggcatttagacttatcgaCTGGTTCCCAGGGCTTTACAGCTGTCTCTAACGGGTTTGCAGggtcagggaaggaaggaaggaacgaaggaaggaaggaaggaaggaaggaaggaaaaggaggaaggaaaatagccatagcatttagacttatatactgcttcccagggctttacagctgtctctaaagcagtgtttttcaaccagtgtgccgcggcacactagtgtgccgtgagacatggtcaggtgtgccgcgaagctcagagagagaaagaaagcaagagagaaagaaagcaagagagagagaaagagaacaagagagagagaaagcaagagaaagagggagggaaggagagagagagaaagacatagagggaggtagggagggagagagaaagagcaaaaaagaggaaggaagagaaagaaagggatggagaaagaagggagagaaagagggagggagagagaaatagagcgaaagggaggaagagagagagataattttattgtccaaactttttttagcccccaccctcctcccgctcaatgtgccctagggtttcgtaaatgtaaaaaatgtgccgcggctcaaaaaaggttgaaaatcactgctctaaagggtTTACAgggtcaaggaaggaaggaaggaaggaaggaaggaaggaaggaaaaggaagaaggaaaatagccatagcatttagacttatataccacttcacagtgtttgccagccctctctaagcagtttacagagtcagggaaggaaggaagaaaggaagaaggaaggaaggaaggaaggaaaaggaggaaggaaaataacCATAGCATTGAGACTTATAGCCAGCCCTATCTAAACACTTTACAGAGTCAGGGTAGGAaggtatgaaggaaggaaggaagataggaaggaaggaagataggaaggaaggaagaaggaaggaaggaaggaaggaaggaaaagggggatggataatagcaatagcattagatacttatatacctcttcacagtgctttacagccctctctaagcacttcatagagagtaagcatgttgcccccaacaatctgggccctcattttaccgaccttggaaggatggaaggctgagacaacacTTTATTAAGGGATGCAATTCCAAGTAGCCCTTGCTATATCAATCCCTAGTTTAGCGACTACTCACAGTTAACAACAGGACGGAGAAAAAATCCAGGGGCCGCTGGGTGGTCCCTTACCTCCTGGGCTTCTCCATGATCTCTCAGGAAGACCTCCCTCTTCTTATCGATGGTGGTGGTCCGGTAGAAGTCCACCAGTTCATTGATGGAGTTGAACTTCTCCTCCCAGAGTTGGTACCTGCCCCTTTTCTCCCGGAGGACTCTGAAATGCAGCACCTGGTCTCCATAGCTAGGAGGAGAAGCAGAGGGTGAGGTTTTGGGGGGTGAGAAGAAGAGGAGACTGGGGGTCTTGGAGCACAGCTGGGCATCTGGGTGATGGGTTGGGTTTCTTCTACGGAGCAGGGGTTGACTTGATGGCCTTAATGGCCCTCCAGGTTGACGGTTCTAGGAAATAATCTCATGGACCATCGTGGAGGAAGAAGTAGGAGGACCTTACTTATCAGGGGTCTACCACATAGACTGGATAACAACAAAGTGTCCCATGTCCATGAGATTGGACAACCCTTTGGCTGAAGTGgtaaagggtctcctgcttgaccagAGGCTTGGGACCAGAagatccaactctgttattctgtcttgCTAAGCAAGTTAAGATTCCTGCATCTATTCCGCACCTATTATTATCACTATATTTAAAGTCTGTTTGCCACAGGATGGACACAACTTggcacattcagttttggtcaccacgatgccaaaagtatgttgagactctagaaagagtgcagagaacaacgacaaagatgatgaggggactggaggctaaaacctatgaagaacggttgcaggaactgggtttatggctagttgaatgaaaagaaggaccaggggagacaggataacagccttccaatatctcaggggttgccccaaagaagagggagtcaggctattctccaaagcacctgagggtagaacaagaagcaatgggtggaaactaaagaaggagagaagcaaattagaactaaggagaaatttcctgacagtcagaacagttgatcagtggaacagaacttgccaccagaagttgtgaatgctccaacactggaggtttttaagcagatgttgcataaccatctgtttgaagtagtgtagggtttcctgcctaagcagggggttggactggaagacctccaaggtccctttcaactttgttgttgttgttgttgttgttgttgttgttgttgttgttgttgttattattattattattattattattattattattattattattgtgcttCGGCCTCCCGGTGGGAATCCTGGTCAATCTCTCCCATCTGGGGTTCCTGGCCTTCTTGTCTTGAGGACTAGAGGCTCCATTTAAACCAAGAAAAGGAAGGAACAAGAGTGATTTGCCTGCAGGCTGACTTCTGTGGTTCCCGCTAATCCCTCCGGACTCGACTCACAAGAAGCACAAAGCCTTGTGTGTGCAAGAACCTGCTTGCCAACCTTCGCCCGTTCTCAGTAGGAGACATGAGGTGGACAGCCAGGCGGGGTGGATAACACTTGCTGTTGTGTGAGATATAACTGCAAAACGCCTCGTTTCCAGCTGGGTAACTAACTGCTGTGTTTGGTTTTCTTGGGGCAAAATAACCATTGACTGTCGCAGACCGAAAAAACCCTCCACAGATGGTGGAAAACTGGTGCCTTTGATGATGGTCTCCTACCTTGCAAGGGTTAAACCCAGAATTTTCCAAGGGTGGcactttaagaggggtggactcaGTGGggggattaattttttttttactaccagttctgtgggcgggACTTGATGGGCTTGGAAGAtgagggatactgcaaaatcctgcattctgttttggtcgccacgatgcaaaaaggatgttgaggttctagaaagagtgcagagaagagcgacaaagaggatgaggggactggaggctaaaacataggaagaacggttgcaggaactgggcatggctggtttcatgaaaagaaggaccaggggagacacgatagcagtcttctaacatctcaggggttgccacaaagaagaaggagtcaagctattctccaaagcacctgagggcagaacaagaagcaatgggtggaaactaaacaaggagagatgcaacttagaactaaggagaaatttcctgacagtcataacagttgatcagtggaacagaagtggcctccagaagttgtgaatgctccaacactggaagttttaaagaagatgttggataaccctctgtctgaagtagtgtagggtttcctgcctaagcagagggttggactagaagacctccaaggtcccttccaactctgttgttgttgttgttgttgttgttgttgttgttgttgttgttattaaatctTCATTtacaccccattctggggccagtcagaggtagtatttactggttctccgaactactcaaaatttccgctatgggttctccagaactggtcagaacctgctggatcccatctctgggtggacttcaattcccaggatccCACACCAAGCCATACTGGCTGGGGAttcctgggagttgaggtccacccctcttaaagttgccaccttTGGAAAATACTGAGCTCAATTGTCAGAGGTCAGAAACTCTTTGCAGCTTTACCATTCTCAGCGAAGTCCCAAATCGCCTTCCAGCCTCCGAAATAAATGTTTATTCGGCTATTTAGCTGCCTGGCTATACTGTCCCCCTGCTTGCCAGCTGCTTCTCTTTCAAAGTCCCCTCCTTTGCAACTGCACCACTTGGGTTAAGCCCTAATTATGCCCTGCTCTCATTTGCTCTGCCTTGTAAGCTTTTGGCTGCTGAAACAGGAGAGACACAAAGCTGGTATAAACACACAGAGGCGACGGGAAATAGCTTGGCTTTCACAGCTCCTGTGTCAAGTGACAACTTGCATCCGGGCAAACTCGCCCGATTAAACATCCCAGGGAGTCTGAACGGTGCTTTGATTTAGGCAATGCGCCAGGGAGCACATTTGTTGGCTTTGGGTGCCCAGGTCTGAAGTGCCCACCTTccaggggggagaaagaaaggaaccaTCTGGAGACGGGGCAGCAGGCGTTGCAGATGCAAtggttcacaacaacaacaagaacaacagagtggaaagggaccttggaggtcttctagtccagtcccctgctgaggcaggaaaccctacgctacttcagacagatggttatccaacatctgcttaaaaacttccagtgctggagcattcacaacttctggtggcaagctgttccactggttaattgttctacaaaactttcgccagaccaatccttgaatatagatcatctgtctggaacccacaccacatttcggacataaacactctagaaaatgtccagagatactttacaagaagagccctcctccaattccctatgcaactagacttacaatcctaaatttggaaacttagaactacgtcaccttaaacacgacctaagcagagcccataaaatcatctgctacaacgtccttcctgtcaacgacaacttcagcttcaaccacaacaacacacgagcacacaacagatacaaacttaaagtaaacccctctaaactcgattgcaggaaatacaactttagtaaccgagtcgttgatgcatggaactcactaccagactctgtagtatcatcaccaagcccccaaaactttaccctgctTAGACTCTcccctgttgacctctcccgactcctaagaggtcagtaaggggcgggcaTACCCACCCAAGGTGACTCTGCCAGGTTGGCCATCGAATTGAGGGCACGAAGGAAGCACCTTTTCATTGCTGTCTCTGGAAACGCAACTCCCTTGTTGATTCTAGGACGAATCATCCCGTCCTCTTCCAGAAGCTCAGCTCCGTTTGCTTCCCCTCCCTCTGAAGAGGACACACAAGGGCAGGAGAGACACCTGGGCCTCTCACCTGTGGCAGTTGGGAAACACACCTAGGAGCTATTCAATCCCTTGGAAACAGGCTCAAGAAGGGGGACCCCTTCCAGTTGACAGCCTCTGTTTCCGAACACCTGGAGAGGCTTGCTAGATGCCTCCCACGAAATGACACTGCACATCTGGCTCAGCTGGATATCTCGGTTTGCAAACCACCGTGCCGGTTCGTCAGTAAgcgaagccagatttgcttaacaaatacATCATCCCCTGGACAACCCCAGTGATCTAAATAATGGcaaaaaaacattgtaaaattGAACACGGTTCATTTAATCCCACTTGCCTTGtttagcagtggaaattctggCTCCCAACTACGGTCATAAGGGAAGGAGCACTTGAATTTAGGTCAGGGGTCGGTAAACTTGGCCACCTTAAGACTTGTATACAATTTTAcaaagcctgggagaaatggcTCCCTTGGTTAGACCAAAAAGAGACTCCAAAAATTAGATTGAACTGCAAAAGAACTTACTATCTAAACATCTATTCTACAACCTCATCAAAAATAAAGATCTAACAGTAGGATAGAAATTTCTATTTATGATGTTGAAACCATAAACAAGGGATTCACAAGGGGATAAaacttcagttttatttatttatttatttatttatttatttatttatttatttattagattaa contains:
- the GRAP gene encoding GRB2-related adapter protein; the protein is MEALALYNFQAAEKDELAFKKGDTLKILNMEEDQNWFKAELFGLEGFVPKNYIRMKPHPWYCGKISRQGAEKTLLKQRFRGAFLIRQSESSPGDFSISVNYGDQVLHFRVLREKRGRYQLWEEKFNSINELVDFYRTTTIDKKREVFLRDHGEAQEPKKPTFVQAQFDFLAEDPSQLGFRRGDVLMILDCSDPHWWKGQLGVKMGLFPRNYVFPLPCEVPGFLGCRK